From a single Osmerus eperlanus chromosome 8, fOsmEpe2.1, whole genome shotgun sequence genomic region:
- the si:dkey-174m14.3 gene encoding brain-enriched guanylate kinase-associated protein, which yields MRSCEHRQTMKKIYIGKTSLKVPRNGGKHQKKSSLQEQKEDLRKRLSYTTHKLELLESEFDSTRQYLETELRRAQEELEKFTEKLRRIQSSYSALQRINQDLEERNHRNSQHHDDEKRALSREVIVLNNHLTEAKLTIEKLQEDNDLYRKDCNLAAQLLQCNKSHYRTQLSELPAEFQERVTMHMEGTPLCHTPYSDSVSASVIAKVLEKPDDTCSSQASNSPSPQPQDQGFLLDTISSGECLGLQVAYKSDLHSSDTALYCPDDRHRERRPSMDLHGQIKFLYGPQNSTDSNPEESSIGLRPSFSQDHFAKFPASLGAASSSYSSFSGGGSEDKGNGPPSSTASSPHHHSLYMDWRDGGDYERKSDSSWERDSPGGFSKTHSFQQAEMSHRQNDSSPVYSRTMSSCFSEPYEPLPPSSSPSVAYGDSRRGSMLVPEEEELIGRWRQLSVEDLSAHYHSPGRASPYSFSEQHFSVRPAKIHLGPIYSSFQEGADYYHHTGAVMDPVCFSNPSPECSPGLHQSHSPAHLYHAKEDGQESETSIYHSGSSKDTEGSIAAGGHTKEYVDISLNSSTESLSQRCLEMAADHHYQAEMHSSPPQKNPPLPPPSPPPPQYKTFGTLGLSRKDSLTKAQLYGTLLN from the exons ATGAGAAGTTgtgaacacagacaaacaatgaaaaaaatatatatcggcAAAACCTCCCTAAAAGTCCCCAGAAATGGTGGTAAACATCAAAAAAAGAG TTCTTTgcaggagcagaaggaggattTGCGAAAGCGGCTGTCCTATACCACCCACAAGCTTGAGCTGCTGGAAAGTGAGTTTGACTCCACACGCCAGTATCTGGAGACAGAGCTCCGCAGGGCCCAGGAAGAGCTTGAAAAGTTTACAGAAAAACTACGCAG AATACAAAGCAGCTACTCAGCACTGCAAAGGATCAATCAAGATCTTGAGGAGAGGAATCACAGAAAT TCACAACACCATGACGACGAGAAGCGAGCCCTTAgcagagaggttattgtccttaATAACCACTTGACGGAGGCCAAGCTGACCATAGAGAAACTGCAGGAAGACAAT GATCTTTATAGAAAGGATTGCAACCTGGCTGCTCAGCTACTCCAGTGCAACAAGTCACACTATAGAACCCAGTTGTCTGAG CTGCCTGCCGAATTCCAGGAGCGTGTTACCATGCACATGGAAGGAACTCCTCTCTGCCACACTCCCTACTCAGACTCTGTTTCTGCGTCTGTCATTGCCAAGGTTCTAGAGAAACCGGATGATACATGCAGCAGTCAAGCTTCCAATTCACCTAGCCCCCAACCCCAGGACCAAGGCTTTCTTCTAGATACCATTAGCAGTGGTGAATGCTTAGGCCTTCAGGTGGCCTACAAGTCAGACTTGCACAGTAGTGACACAGCCCTATACTGCCCTGATGATCGACACCGTGAGCGCAGGCCCAGCATGGACCTCCATGGCCAAATAAAGTTCTTGTACGGGCCCCAGAACTCTACAGACAGTAATCCAGAAGAGAGCTCCATAGGACTGAGGCCCAGCTTCTCCCAGGACCATTTTGCTAAGTTTCCTGCCTCACTAGGCGCTGCCTCCAGCTCCTATTCTAGTTTCAGTGGAGGTGGGTCTGAAGACAAGGGCAATGGTCCCCCTAGCAGCACAGcatcctccccccaccaccattcCCTCTACATGGACTGGAGAGACGGGGGCGACTATGAAAGGAAGAGTGACTCatcctgggagagagacagtcctGGTGGTTTCAGCAAGACCCACAGCTTCCAGCAAGCAGAGATGAGCCACCGCCAGAATGACAGCTCGCCTGTCTACAGCCGCACCATGTCCTCTTGCTTCAGTGAGCCCTATGAGCCTCTGCCACCGTCCTCCTCGCCCAGTGTCGCCTATGGAGACAGTCGCCGTGGCAGCATGCTGgtccctgaggaggaggagctcatTGGGCGCTGGAGGCAACTGAGTGTGGAGGACCTGAGTGCCCACTACCACAGCCCCGGCCGTGCCTCACCTTACAGTTTCTCTGAACAGCATTTCTCAGTGCGACCGGCCAAAATTCACCTGGGGCCCATTTACAGCAGTTTTCAAGAGGGGGCTGACTACTACCACCACACTGGAGCCGTCATGGACCCAGTCTGCTTCTCTAACCCCAGCCCAGAATGCAGCCCGGGGCTGCACCAGTCCCACAGCCCAGCCCACCTGTACCACGCTAAGGAGGACGGTCAGGAGTCTGAGACCAGCATATACCACTCAGGCAGCTCCAAGGACACAGAGGGTAGTATTGCAGCCGGGGGGCATACAAAAGAGTATGTGGACATCAGTCTCAATAGCTCCACAGAATCCCTATCCCAGAGATGTCTGGAGATGGCAGCTGACCATCACTACCAGGCCGAGATGCATAGTTCACCACCCCAGAAGAACCCTCCACTGCCCCcaccttcaccccctccccctcagtatAAAACATTTGGCACCTTGGGACTTTCTCGAAAGGACAGTCTGACCAAAGCTCAGTTGTATGGTACACTGCTGAACTGA